AGAAATTAGAGGAAGTAGGAGTTGTGAAACTCCATGACTGTACACTACCCCCCATCTCATTCCCTCATGTAATCctccttcttggcagtcactcagtaaCAAGTAGGgcatcttcctgtcaccctcctgtttgtgagtcaaATACCTGAAGCTGTAAGTATGAGAGAGACCGTCACGTTAGGAAAGGAAATTTTGCTTTCAACAGTTTAACTGTTTTAATAGTTTCACATGCTAAGCCAGATTGGCTGGTCAGCACCCTACCACTCTTTCCCCTGCTTGGCACAGAATGAAAGTAGATCATTCCATTTCCTGGTTCTCCTGCAGGAATGTGAGCTGGTGAGACGTGGACTGCAAATGCTGTAATCAGTGATTATCCGATCCAGAACTGTTTACACTTAAGTTCCTTTTAGGTTAATGTTTTTATTAAGAGTAATTTTCCCACAGCTTCTACAAGACAGGTTGTCTGACTCAGCTGCAGTTTGCTGTTCCTGTTCCCTTTTAAATCTTAATCTGCATCTTTTCCACCAGCTATGTTGTAGTGAATCCATTATTCCAATTGATATTTAACATCAGCAGGGCTAGTTCTGCATCGTAATTAGCTGGCCAGATGCCTGTGGTACGAGGATGCTGGCTCACGCTTAGTCCTGAGGTATGCAATTAGACTGTAAATTGTAGAGGGGAAGAATGTGTGTTGTCTCCGACTGCGAAATAAAGACTGTACAATTTACACATATTTCAAAGCTATAGTCACTGCACAGACAGGCAGCAATGGTAGCAGGTAGGGTGACAGTGATGCAAAAGAATGGTGTTGGGTTTGAGTTACCTGACAACCATGCTGAGAAGGGTAATTATCAGAAATGGTTATTTCGATGATGGTTCAGGAGTTGTTTGGCCTGATCCCTAACAGCCATAATGTATTCTGCATTATTATAGTTTAACTGCTAATCCTGCCGTCTGGTCCCATGTTCTGGCTCCGCCCACGGGTCTTTCAGATGGAGACAGAATTTCAGGAATGTCTTTCTTCCTTTACAACTGGTTTCACCAGTATCTTGCCCTACCCTGCAggtgaagggggctctaaagatgaAGTCAGAAATCTCTTCTCACTCCGTAACAGTCTTAAATTACTCCCTCTGCTCTGTCCAGCATCAGTCCTTTGGGAGCGGGATGCCTACAGCCGTATGTTTGCTCAGGTTCCTGGCCTCttccagctgctcaggagagcaaTAATCCTCAAGGAAGACCTTGGCCAGGTTGCTCAGCCTCCTGTTAGCCGAGAGGGAGAAACGTAGCATGCACTCCACCACCGGGAGTGCCGTGGTCTGCTGGCGAGACCGTGGGGTGGTCAAGTACATTAGAGTAGTGACTGCTGACATCACTGTCTCCTCATTTGAGCTGGACAAGCAGTTTATTACAGGTGCCACCCCATCTGCCTCCAAGATATAGTCCTTGTTTGTCTTATCCAGGCAGAGATTACAAAGACCACCTGAAACAGAAAAGAGAGCAATTGTGGCCCCAGCTACCACCATCTTAGATCACCCTCTTACTAATGCCTAATTCCCTGTGGACGTTGAAGAGAACTGCTACGGCCAGGATCCTCAGCTCCTTCGTGGGGCTTGTCTGTGTGGTAACTAGCATCAAAATAACTAAGCATTTCCATTCATGTCTTTTAGTTAATTCACAACAAGTCCTATCTGTGCTCACATATGTTTTCTTTACAAACCACCACCTCCTACTTGTTGTATCACAACAGGATGCTCTTGTGAACTAAGGGTCTGcccacatagcaaagttatttggaaataactatcctagtgtctacacgacgcaagcgctatttcgaaatcagTTCAAAAAGcaggtggcttattttgaaattggtaaatctcattgcacAAAGAATAtcgcccattttgaaataggctatgttCCCTGTCTTAATAGGagatatttcgaaataagccacagtgtgtccAACGGCTCTGTTTCataataggctctattgtgtgcagatgctgtatttcaaaagagctgggtgctatttcaaaatgcttgtgtgtgtagcagcatcatttcaaaataaggtattctggaatagctgtatgtgtagacatatcccaagTTTGTCCCGTACATAGACTTGGCACTTACCAAACCAAAGGTGTGAATTCCACCCAGTTTAACATGCTCATTACTGGTGCATACTGTTGGAGGTGACATCTTTCAGCTCAAGTCCCTATCCAGTCTCTCACATCTGTtccaaagagattttttttacaAGTTGAACTTCTAGTCTGGcacgctctcatccagcaacatctgtaatccagcatcattttagttagccaggtgacctgggtctgtcccatgaaagctcatctccgaataaataattttgttagtctttaaagtgctacatttctgctcctttgttttgtcacttatcatgggtgtggccaagtttccagtggtcccataaagtttgtttacaggcaccagtcctggctctcagtgttctgtgctgttattctgctgtaatttacccctaaatgtctcctaagagcccagtaagcagtggaagtattggtaatgctcctagataatattgaccttctgtggtctggcaaattctctggttcggcactggtcaggtcccaagcatgccagattagagaggttcagcctgtactgccaTTGTCACTAGTATCTGAGGACCTTCCAGTAGTGCCTTAACCAGTTTGAACGACATTTGCCATAGATGGTTCATCATGGCTGAGCCTCTCTCCCAAGTTCAAGAGGGCTAACAAATCAGAGCAGCCAGGCTAGCGTTCTCTGACCCAGCCGTATCTAATCAGTGCTTCAAACTACTATTGTTCACATATAGCTTTACATCTACTCCTTACCAATTGCAAATTCCACAAGGGTCTCATTGTCCTCTGTAAGCATATCCAGGAACAGATCAAGGACTTGAAGCTGTCTGAGATATTCGTAGTTCTTGGGGTCATAGGCGAAGTTGGCTAGATTAGCCAGCACTTGCTCCTTGGCGTCTGCAATATATAAGCAACATTTAGAGAAGAGACTGCTGAAGTGGATTGGGCTAATtcctgaaagaagaaaaaaaaagtcaaaccaGTGTCTGACAAGAAAGTTATGATTGTGACATTTGGAATATatttgaataaaaaagaaaagggttTATCTTTTTCACTCACCTGGACTCTCTGTTACCTGGAACTCTGTGACCAGCGCTTGCAAGTATTCCAGCCGCCCCAATTCCAGCAGATCCTGCCGCTTTTGGGACATGGTGCTAGAGGAAAATTAAGTTTTGTTCAAAATGATGTCAGAATGGCCTCAGCTTCACTGCAAGGTTCATACAAGTATTTTAATAAGTGTAGAATAATCAgatgattttattttcctttcattcAGATTCACTGGGAAAACTGTGAGTGGCAGTATAAGAAGCCAAGGCCCTGTCCAGGTTTGGATCAAAACCATGCTAGCTACAAATGGATTTATCTGATCTGCACTTATCTTTACTGAAAATCATTGACAATTGTCCCATGTTTGGACTAACATTAGTGCAGCTTCATTAGCGACAGCAGACAAGGCATTCATTTTTATTGTACTCTTCTAACCCTTTCCTAGCTAAAAGTTGGTAAACCCTCCTCATCTTGACTTATTTTGTCTCCATCATTGCAACGTTTGGTGGATTTGTTATGTTGATTTTCCTAGTATAGATGAGATCAGTCTGAATGGAGCCAAAGTGCTCTCCGTGCTTAAAATGCACTATTGCCAATCTCAACCATTCAAAAACAGAGAATGAGGATGCACAAAATGAAATGGGTTTAAAAACTGCCCGATCTGcaaataaaataatacatttttgtttctatttgcCATGAGGTTTCTGAACCTTTAGGCTGCACTGGATGTGGGTGAATCGGTCACGTTCCCATGCTTTCCCCAGGCAAGGCGCAGAGCTAGAAActtgagttttttcaaaaaatgaaagACTCTCACAgtcacaggactccaggagctcGGGCTTTAAGAGCCCCTAAACCCAATTACTGCAAGACTCCCACTGAAGAAATCAGAGGATCCAGCAACTGCAACACGTTCCTGCTCCACGAGTCCAGGTTAGCACCCAGGTGCCCCCTCACCCGGCTGCAGGGTGATCCCGCTTTGCAATGTAGCTCTCAACTTACTCGAtccccagctggccctggcccgGGCCCTGCACCCAGGTGACACGCGGGACCTGCACGCGCCGTTCTACCCGCGCGGCCTCAGTAGCCCCTCCGCAACGCCCGCACCCGCAGAACGCGGAGAGCGGAAATAACGTCAGGGCAACACGACAGAAGGGCGGGAATGCTGAGACGGACCGGAAGTGTGGCGTCAGGAGGGCGGGACACCCCGCCCCAGGCTCTTAACAGTGTCCCGCCGCGGCTCGCTATGAGGCGTATGTCGGCGCGGAAGCGGCTGGCGAAGCCCCTCCTCTTCGGCGGTGTCTTGTGTGCGCTGGCCGCCGCCTTCGTGTGCaggtgcggggaggggggtgtttgCCGGCCGAGCTGTGGGCGGGGGCTCAGCGGGGTGCTGGGggctttggtggggggggggaacgtGCTCAGCCGGGTGGAAGTGCAGGGGGCTTTggctggcggcggggggggggggaggtgctcAGCccagtgggggtgctgggggctttGGCTGAGGGGGTGCTCAGCCGGGTGAGGGGCGTTGCGGGGGCtttggctggcgggggggggccctCAGCCGGGTGAGGGGCGTTGCGGGGGCtttggctggcggggggggcccTCCGCTGGGTGAGGGGTGTTGCGGGGGCTTTGgctggtggggtgaggtggggggtgtggctCTCAGAGTTTGGAGCTCAGTGCGCTGCAGTTACCATCTTTCTCTGTTTCAGGCATCACTTCTTCCCTGAGGTGGAGGAGCTCCGTGCCAGGCAGTACGAGCACTATGAGCAGAAGCGCCAAGAGGTGGTGCAGAGGCGCCAGAGGCAGCTGGCTGAGCTGGCGGAGAAGAAAGCTTCCCCATAGCTgtgaggggaaggagaagcacAGCTCTAATGAGCCCATGCGTtccgtggggctggggagctgtgctgggAATTGAAGAATGTGTAACACGCTTTCACCTTCCGTATAGTTCATGCAGCTTGGGTGAACTTTCCATCCACTTGTCAGGGAGGTCATTTGGTGTGTTTTCTGCCCCCAGCTTTCTTGATATGCTCAAGTGATGGTTTCAGAAATCTCCCAGCTGTATTGTGGTCTAGTAATCCGAAACAGTCAGAGATCTGGgctcaattcccagctctgccagtgattAGCTTTGTGTGATGTTGGACAAGTCACTCAATGTGTCTGGGGTTCTCTTCACTGATGAAAAACTGAGTTCAGATTGCATTTAGCTAGTGCATTAGGGGAGTCTAACCTAAATTTGACTCTTTTTCCTAGTTTAGACACCTTTAGCTAGTCAGATTACAGTCCTAGTatcctgcatctacactaggggaaaagtCAGATTTTGCCAACTTGTATTAGCCAACCCTGATCTGAACTTGACCCACTCTTCCTAATCAAGAAATGCCGTCTGTGCCTCAGCTTTCCTGTCTGTAAAGTGGGATAATGTCTGCCCACTTGTGTGAAGCATTTTGCAATCTGTGGATGAAAGGTGCTATATAAATGCTAATATACCTGAGCTCATTGCCACACATATCTTATCTTAAGTAACTTTTGTAATCTTTCTGCCATGATAGTGTTGCACAGCTCCAAATTGTACTTTAACCACAGCTTCTGTCTGATCATCTTTGAGTGACTGACGAGTTTAATTTAGGCATTAAAATAATGCTTTGGGGTATTCACAGCAGGCTTCTCACTATTGATTGGAAAGTTTGCTTCCTTACACTTCGTATTGAAAAAATGAAGGGACCACTCTCCTTTGAAATTAGATGTAAATAAATACCATAATGTCGAGCTCTTCCTATAATAGAAAAATCTAGaatttaaaatttttttcttcTAGGAAGAGCCTAAACTTCCCATGTATGAATATGCTCAGAGgggtagaagtgttggtaaaaaTAGGCTTCAGGGTCACCGCAAAACTGCATCGTGTTATAAAGTTACCTGGGCATAAGACTTTCGCTCATTATCTTTGTGTTTCCTTGCAATCATATTTTTAATGCCTTCTatcccaggggtgagcaaactttttatacagGGCTGCAATTTtcgttcctgcaattagcagggccctcaacctgtctaatgtaatcggAACAGATGGAAAATTTGGCTATGATCATGTGAAGGAAAGCTTTTGGCATGTGCAAGAAAATGTGTAAAAACTTTGTAAAGCCGTATGTAAATGTGAACATGTACATtaaaaacagtaacctatttctatgtttttaatgagctgggtgagcctgagacctagcagccgagcatgctgtgccctccttacaaaatttcatgccccttgcTGCAGGGCCTATGCCCCAGTTTACAAACCCCTGCTCTATCCCATCCTGCTTACCCACACTGCTGTGATCTCTGCATtcataggaatggccatactgtgtcaggCCTGGGGTATGTCACTAGCTTATTATCCTGTATTCATCCAGCTCGTAAGAGGCAAACAGCTTTATCTTAAGGCTGTAACTGTTGACCAGCCTTCTGATAAGCAAGCATAACAAACTTCATACCTTGTCTGGATTCTTCTGGGTCTTCTTACGTTGCAAATCGGTGTATAATTTATCCAGTAACATTAAAACAGTTACATGGTATACCTGTGGCTGCAGTGGGTAGGCATCTGTGTGGTAATAAAGGTTTTTAAGTATCACAGGACTGAGACCCTTCGGAAGAGAACAGAAAAtgaaggaaggaaagaggaaaatggCAAAGAGTGAAGGGAACGAGGTTGAAAAGATTTGTAAAAGGAAAAGTGGAGTGGAGTTAGTTGGGAGAGGACCATCTAGTAAAAGAACAGGAGATAACTCTCTAGCCAGGTATACAATGCCCTGATCTAAATGCAAAGTTGTAATGCATTGGTTAGAATCGCACCTTTTGCTTGAACCAATTTACTTAGACTGGTGCCTCTTAATGTCTGTGAATGCTCTTAAATGGGTTTAAACCTGGTTGTGTCAGTTTAACTTATACctgttttattgtttgtattacTTGTAAAGTTAGATAGGAGctaaattttaaataaacagtTTTAAACTGATGAGTGCCTGCACAGGTTTGCACTGGCTAGTTAAACCAATTCAATGTTAACCTGTGCTGCTTTGAGAGAGGAGGCTTAGCCTAGGAATCTGACTGAACTAATTAGAGGATTGACGCTGCTACAATTAAATTCGGCATCTAGTCCTTTTAAAACAACAGGTGTGTGGCTAGCTGTGTGAAAGTGAAGATACCGGTTTGTAGGCATAAGCCAGATTTGCACTAGAAACATACCAGTGTAGCAGTGTTGGATACTGACATGATTTTTATGACACTTCTCTGCCAACTGAAACCCTAGTGTGTACCCAGCAGTTATATCAGTATGAACATGATTTTGTCACTCTGTCGTCTTTCACTCAGGGAACTGATGCAATGGAAACCCACAAAAACATTCTTGCTGTTGTAAGCAGCATCTGGATTAGGAGAGTTTCCTAGCAGAGTATACCACAAGCTTTTTCTCTAGTGTCTGCTAAGCTTGTGTCCTTAAGTTAATagttgtagttttttttttaaagtcctacatACCTGTAAATGTGGCAGGGTGAACCACTAAGTACAGTGTAACTAGCTGGTGTTTGAATGTGGGtagggggtgtggaggggaggagagtgacTGAGGGAAGACCTGAAGAGGAGTGATTGAGGAGAGTTAGACAACGTAGGAAATGTGCTGAGGGAGCGAACAGGGATGAAGAGGCAGCACTCAGAAGTATTAAAACAGCGCTTAAAAGGCATATGATTCTGCACCCAGAACAATTGGAAGGCACGTTGTCCCATGGTATGTACTGGTTTTGCCCAAGGAATGGGGCTTGTCGAAATGGCTTGTGTCCATTAGCTGAAGCTGAACATGGAGGTAGCTGGTGCACACTTTTCCCTTCGGGCTGttccagcaatgggcaaccaaaaCCATTGAGTGGGCTGCGTCAGTGGCCTTCCTTCAGCCTTTCAGCCCACTGAGAGATCATCAGCTGTGTGCATTCATCATGGGCCCAAAAATAAGATTAAACACTCATTACATAATATGTGGTGTGTTGAGTATTTCAAATCAGGTAGAAATGTTTTAATATGTTATAAAGCTGCCATCAATTTCAGATAGCAAACATCTACACTTTACAGTATCAGATCCGTGCACACTACCAAGTGTGTCCAATCCCTGCTGCTCCCGCTTCTTCCCAGCActgccaggctacgtctacactaaccaaaatcttcaaaatggccatgcagatggccatttcgaagtttactaatgaagtggtgaaatacatattcagcgcctcattagcatgcagccggCTGcaccactttgaaattgatgcggctcgtccacacggggctccttttcgaaaggaccccagctactttgaagtccccttattcctatgagcagataggaataaggggacttcgaagttgctagggctccttttagaaaggaccccatcAATTTCGGAGTGCTGCAGCCACCGGcgggctaatgaggtgctgaatatgtatttcaccgcttcattagtaaacttcaaaatggccattttgaagaagttagggctagtgtagacacagccccagagtgcCATGAACTGGCTGATTTCTTCAAggtctgcggggggaggggaggagcagggagagcaTAAATCAGCCCATTTGTGGTGCTCTGGAAttgctgggtggcagggaggagcaggtaagtgcagggccaaagaggtgtgggggaaggggactgcATGTAGAACCTGCTATTTACTTCAAAGTTGGACGGGAAATGAGGCAAAGAATCATCCATGGTATCAGAAAGAGAGGCCCAGCTTTCTTTGAGTCCTGCTGTCTTTTCCCTCTGGATGTAATCTTGCTTCAGCCGAAACCCAAGATGGCCAAAAGGCATTTAATAAGGAAGAACAGCATGGAAGTGGTTTTAATTGTGAGCCTTGCGAGGTTTACGTAGCGATTGTGGAAGGAAATTTACAGGCTACAGTGGTAACCCGTGACAGGACCTTTTCTAGGGTAATCCCTGTGCTTAACACCTTCAGGCTACATTATAGCAAAAAGCTTTGCTTATTCTTGAAGACTGTTTATCAGCTTCAGCTAGTATGGAGCAGCCCTATGAACATGTCCCTCTGTTACTTCATACTGGCTGTTTACTTACAGTTGTTGGTTATGTTCACCAAAT
The sequence above is a segment of the Carettochelys insculpta isolate YL-2023 chromosome 20, ASM3395843v1, whole genome shotgun sequence genome. Coding sequences within it:
- the ARMC7 gene encoding armadillo repeat-containing protein 7 isoform X3, which produces MSQKRQDLLELGRLEYLQALVTEFQVTESPDAKEQVLANLANFAYDPKNYEYLRQLQVLDLFLDMLTEDNETLVEFAIGGLCNLCLDKTNKDYILEADGVAPVINCLSSSNEETVMSAVTTLMYLTTPRSRQQTTALPVVECMLRFSLSANRRLSNLAKVFLEDYCSPEQLEEARNLSKHTAVGIPLPKD
- the ARMC7 gene encoding armadillo repeat-containing protein 7 isoform X2, translating into MSQKRQDLLELGRLEYLQALVTEFQVTESPDAKEQVLANLANFAYDPKNYEYLRQLQVLDLFLDMLTEDNETLVEFAIDVAG
- the ARMC7 gene encoding armadillo repeat-containing protein 7 isoform X1, yielding MSQKRQDLLELGRLEYLQALVTEFQVTESPDAKEQVLANLANFAYDPKNYEYLRQLQVLDLFLDMLTEDNETLVEFAIELQILKLRRYHQLTTPHLKLEVHNQEAGETKTNNPINN